The region CGATACCGTAGCGCAGCATGTAACGCAGGCCGTTGAACAGCTCGCGCAGCGGATGTTGACGCTGCGGCGCGCCCTCGTCCATGACTGGGGTCGGCCACGCATCCGTTCGCGGTTAAATGCGGGAAACCCTCGGGGCCCGCGCTTCCGTTCCCCAGCGCCCCCTGGCTTTTACCGGAACAAGGCCTCCTTTTGGGCGTTATTCCGTTCGAACCCTCTTACTCGAGCAGAACAATGCTGGTTGAGAGCGTCGTGCCTTTAGCGCGCCGACGTCTAGCGACGATTGGACCCAACGCCGTGCTCGCGGATGCGGCGCTGGCATTGTGCGACGGGCTGATAAATCTTGTGATCGTATGCAATCCTGATGGCACGATGGGCGGCGTTATCACCACATCGGATATCATACGTTGCCTTAGCCATTGTCAGTGCAGGAGACACGAATCTGGTGGCGGAGGGAAGAGGCTACATGCCGCAGACATGGAGTCGGAACACCGTAGTGTCTGCGCTTGTGCGATGAGTGTCGTGGAAGTGATGACACGGGACGTAAGATCATGTCGGCCGAACGTTTTGCTTTCTGATGTCTGGTCGCTAATGAAAAAGGAGAGGCTTCTGCACGTTCCCATCATAGACGAAGACGCAAAGCCTTTGGGAGTGCTCAACGCACGAGACGCACTGCAAGCGCTCTTGAGCGAGGTTGAAGAAGAAGAAGGGCTTCTGCGCGACTATGTCATGGGCATCGGGTATCATTGAGCGGTTATGCCATGAGGATAAGCCATCCAACCCGACGTGAAGAGAGCTTCGATGGTTCCCTATGACTTGCAATTGTCGGCAGAGGAAGTCGTTAACTTGCTGCGCGCCGAGATCGAAGCTGGGCGCGGTCAGCCCGAGCTGAACGTCGCCGCGGTCAAAGAATATGCAATCGAAGAGGAATTCGACTCCACTGCCTATGGAATCGAAAACGGAGAGGAATTCGATCTCGTCAGATCCATTGCGAGGCTCACGGTCGAACCTCGAGTTGAAGATGGATACTGGATCCTTGAGACTGTCGTTGAGCGAACGTTGGGTCCACGGCGAATCACCGAAGAGGAAGAATTTGCGTTCGGAGAGCTAAGCCTCGAGGAGTTTGAGGCGGAGCTATCCAATCCCGGACAGAAGAAAGTCATTGTGCGTCTGCAAGTCCAAAGTCCTGAAATCCGCGAAGATTTCGATCGTTGGTTAACCGATGCGCGAGCACGACACGCCGACGCCGAGTCGCAAGCCGACACTCCTTAAGAAATACTGATCTCCAATAGACCTA is a window of Methylocystis sp. IM3 DNA encoding:
- a CDS encoding CBS domain-containing protein, whose protein sequence is MLVESVVPLARRRLATIGPNAVLADAALALCDGLINLVIVCNPDGTMGGVITTSDIIRCLSHCQCRRHESGGGGKRLHAADMESEHRSVCACAMSVVEVMTRDVRSCRPNVLLSDVWSLMKKERLLHVPIIDEDAKPLGVLNARDALQALLSEVEEEEGLLRDYVMGIGYH